From the genome of Candidatus Eisenbacteria bacterium, one region includes:
- a CDS encoding tetratricopeptide repeat protein: protein MGRSRKPEITGTGAAGWPSRKITPVPASRWLLACAATAAAALLLYLPTLKFGFLGWDDFVYVDQNPWIRSWSYENLRHIFTKPYFVSYMPLQHVSYMADYGFWGLKPFGYHLQQIILHALNTALAFVVGRRLFGRFWLAAIAGILFAAHPSHVESVAWVSARKDVLSTAFLLPSVYFYLPRGERSLRRGPYTASLVFFTLAVLSKVNVVVMPLFLILVDMASPTLARRDGKRWLQALGSKTPYGVIGLGVAIVNWVVEVKTKAAYARDPVRYLVLKGHAAWNYFGILTGIPRQNPIYDTPHIALDVLSMAAHLAGLLLLPFLVWLGYRRRDRVLALGAGWTLVMLLPAILFPVPTYIADRYLYVPSLGFCWLLAGAILAVSANLRAPAARAATAAILTAIPAAFFAYRTTQYSRVWASSETLWSYTLQASEDFRAYNSLARVRMDQGRWDEAERLYKLGSRQPNVTSYDGLTVVYYKTGRFAEALQANDKAFQMHALKGDDPVELADLTYKRGSIYLAQSQTAKAIELLETALRANPRHPDARRMLDLAKRAKTQKP from the coding sequence GTGGGCCGTAGTCGGAAGCCCGAGATCACGGGCACGGGCGCCGCAGGGTGGCCATCGCGCAAGATCACGCCCGTCCCGGCCTCGCGGTGGCTCCTCGCGTGCGCCGCGACCGCCGCCGCCGCGCTCCTCCTCTACCTCCCCACGCTGAAATTCGGGTTCCTCGGCTGGGACGACTTCGTGTACGTGGACCAGAATCCCTGGATCCGCTCCTGGTCCTACGAAAATCTCCGCCACATTTTCACCAAGCCCTATTTCGTGAGCTACATGCCCCTCCAGCACGTGTCCTACATGGCGGATTACGGCTTCTGGGGACTGAAGCCATTCGGGTACCACCTCCAGCAGATCATCCTCCACGCTCTGAACACGGCGCTCGCCTTCGTCGTAGGACGGCGCCTCTTCGGGCGGTTTTGGCTCGCCGCCATCGCCGGGATTCTCTTCGCGGCGCACCCATCCCACGTCGAGTCGGTCGCCTGGGTCTCCGCCCGAAAAGACGTCCTCTCCACGGCGTTTCTCCTTCCTTCGGTCTACTTCTATCTGCCCCGGGGAGAGCGGTCGCTTCGGAGGGGGCCGTACACCGCGTCGCTCGTATTCTTCACGCTCGCTGTTCTCTCGAAGGTGAACGTGGTCGTGATGCCCCTCTTTCTCATCCTCGTCGATATGGCTTCACCCACGCTCGCGCGCCGCGACGGCAAGCGCTGGCTCCAGGCTCTCGGCAGCAAGACTCCCTACGGCGTGATCGGCCTCGGGGTTGCGATCGTCAACTGGGTCGTGGAGGTGAAGACGAAGGCAGCCTACGCCCGAGACCCCGTCCGATACCTGGTGCTGAAGGGGCACGCGGCGTGGAACTATTTCGGGATCCTCACCGGCATTCCGCGGCAGAACCCGATCTACGACACACCGCACATCGCGCTCGACGTTCTCTCGATGGCGGCCCATCTGGCCGGGCTTCTCCTCCTGCCGTTCCTCGTGTGGCTCGGCTATCGGCGCCGCGACCGCGTCCTCGCTCTCGGGGCGGGTTGGACCCTGGTGATGCTCCTGCCGGCGATCCTCTTTCCTGTCCCGACCTACATCGCGGACCGCTATCTCTACGTGCCGAGCCTGGGCTTCTGTTGGCTCTTGGCCGGCGCCATCCTGGCCGTGAGCGCGAACCTCAGAGCGCCGGCGGCCCGCGCCGCGACCGCCGCGATTCTCACCGCGATCCCGGCCGCGTTCTTCGCGTATCGCACGACCCAGTACAGCCGGGTCTGGGCGAGCTCCGAGACGCTCTGGTCCTACACGCTTCAGGCGAGCGAGGATTTCCGCGCCTACAACAGTCTCGCGCGGGTCCGGATGGACCAAGGCCGCTGGGACGAGGCGGAGCGGCTTTACAAGCTCGGCTCCCGGCAGCCCAACGTCACGTCCTACGACGGACTGACCGTCGTCTACTACAAGACCGGCCGATTCGCGGAGGCGCTCCAAGCGAACGACAAAGCGTTCCAGATGCACGCGCTCAAAGGGGATGATCCGGTGGAGCTCGCGGATCTGACGTACAAGCGAGGGTCGATCTACCTCGCGCAGTCTCAAACAGCGAAGGCGATCGAGCTGCTCGAGACCGCGCTCCGCGCCAATCCACGACACCCGGACGCGCGGAGGATGCTCGATCTCGCCAAGCGGGCGAAAACGCAGAAGCCCTAG
- a CDS encoding alpha-hydroxy-acid oxidizing protein — MERAFYDYYAGGAEDERTLAANRGAFADVFLRPRVLVDVSRIDTATSVLGTPVSMPVLIAPTAFHRLAHPDGELATARAAGAARTLMVASTISTYSLEEIAGAATGPLWYQLYVYKDRSLARSLIHRAGAAGYRALCLTVDTPLLGCRERDIRNKFALPAGLCISNFEAVGLDAATMGGSFAAYAARQLDASLTWSSVEWLRSETKLPIILKGIIAAEDAARAAEQGIDAIIVSNHGGRQLDGTEASLKALPRVVDAAAGRLEVFMDGGVRRGTDVLKALALGARAVLVGRPCLWGLAAAGEQGVARVLELLRQELMLAMALCGCPDVKAIDRSLIAGG, encoded by the coding sequence ATGGAGCGGGCCTTCTACGATTACTACGCCGGCGGCGCCGAGGACGAGCGCACCCTCGCGGCCAATCGCGGCGCGTTCGCCGATGTCTTCCTGAGGCCGCGCGTCCTCGTGGACGTGAGCCGCATCGACACGGCCACGTCGGTGCTCGGCACGCCGGTCTCGATGCCGGTCCTCATCGCTCCCACCGCGTTCCATCGCCTCGCCCATCCGGACGGAGAGCTGGCGACGGCGCGCGCGGCGGGTGCCGCGCGGACGCTCATGGTGGCGAGCACGATATCCACCTATTCGCTCGAGGAGATTGCGGGCGCCGCGACGGGGCCGCTCTGGTATCAGCTGTACGTCTACAAGGACCGCTCCCTGGCGCGAAGCCTGATCCACCGGGCGGGAGCGGCCGGATACCGCGCGCTCTGCCTCACGGTCGATACGCCGCTTCTGGGATGTCGCGAGCGCGACATCAGGAACAAGTTCGCTCTTCCCGCGGGGCTCTGTATCAGTAATTTCGAGGCGGTCGGTCTCGATGCGGCGACGATGGGGGGGAGCTTCGCCGCCTATGCCGCCCGGCAGCTCGACGCCTCGCTCACGTGGAGCTCCGTCGAATGGCTCCGGAGCGAAACCAAGCTTCCGATCATCCTGAAGGGAATCATCGCGGCCGAAGACGCCGCGCGGGCGGCCGAACAGGGTATCGACGCCATCATCGTGTCGAACCACGGGGGAAGACAGCTCGACGGGACGGAAGCCTCGCTCAAGGCCCTGCCACGCGTGGTCGACGCCGCCGCGGGACGGCTCGAGGTTTTCATGGACGGAGGGGTCCGCCGCGGGACGGACGTGCTGAAGGCCTTGGCGCTCGGCGCGCGTGCCGTCTTGGTCGGCCGCCCCTGCCTCTGGGGCCTCGCGGCGGCCGGGGAGCAAGGGGTCGCGCGCGTGCTCGAGCTGCTCCGCCAGGAGCTGATGCTCGCGATGGCGCTTTGCGGCTGTCCCGACGTGAAGGCGATCGACCGCTCGCTCATCGCCGGCGGCTGA